From Xanthomonas sp. 10-10:
ATGCCAACGACGGCATCGGCACTCCCCACGATGTGCCGCCTGCGCCGTGCCCAATGCGCGGTCATGCCGTCTACAGGGTGCGGCAGATTGCCGCAGCCCCCGGTAACGCCCGCGCAGGCCAGCAGCGACGGCACGTCCGACCATCACCACCCGCTGACAGCTGAACCGGTTTGCTTGCCGGGCCTTCGCATGGGGAGGACAATATGGCTTCAGAACATTGACACGATGATGATCGACTCCACCCGCTACCCGCGTCTGTCCCGCATCCAGACCCCCGACGACCTGCGCAGCTTCGACGAAGCCGAGCTTGCGGCAATCGCCGAGGAGCTGCGTGCCTATCTCATCGAATCGGTCGGCAAGAGCGGCGGGCACTTCGCAGCCGGCCTGGGCGTGATCGAACTCACCGTCGCCCTGCACTACCTGTATCAGACCCCGGTCGATCAGCTGGTGTGGGACGTCGGCCATCAGACCTATCCGCACAAGATCCTCACCGGTCGGCGCGACCAGATCCACACGGTCAAGCAGAAAGACGGCGTGGCGCCGTTTCCCAAGCGCGAAGAAAGCATCTACGACACCTTCGGCGTGGGCCATTCGTCTACCTCGATCTCGGCCGCACTCGGCATGGCGATCGCCGCGCAGCGCAACGGCGACGACCGCAAGGTGGTCGCGGTGATCGGCGATGGCGCGATGACTGCGGGCATGGTCTACGAGGCGCTCAACCACGCCGGCGGCATGGACCCGGAGCCGAACCTGCTGGTGATCCTCAACGACAACCGCATGTCGATCTCCGAAGCGGTCGGCGGGCTGACCAAGATGCTGGGCCGCGCCAGCGGCAGCCGCACCCTCAACGCCATTCGCGAGGGCGGCAAGAAGATCCTCGGCGACAAGAAGAACAACCCCACCGCGCGCTTCGTGCGGCGCTGGGAAGAACACTGGAAAGGCATGTTCGTGCCGTCCACGCTGTTCGAGGAAATGGGCTTTCACTACACCGGCCCGATCGACGGCCATGACCTGCCCGGCCTGGTCGGCGCGCTCAAGACGCTGAAGACCCTCAGGGGTCCGCAGCTGCTGCACGTCATCACCACCAAGGGCAAGGGCTACGAGCTGGCCGAAGGCGACCAGATCGGTTATCACGCCGTCGGCCCGTTCGACCCCAGCAAGGGCCTGGTGGCCAAGACCGGCGCCAAGAAGCCGACCTACACCGATGTCTTCAGCGACTGGGTCTGCGACATGGCCGCCGCCGAGCCCAGGCTGCTGGTGATCACCCCGGCCATGCGCGAAGGCTCGGGCCTGGTGCGTTTCAGCAAGGAATACCCGCAGCGCTACTTCGATGTGGCGATCGCCGAGCAGCACGCGGTGACGTTGGCAGCCGGCATGGCGACCCAGGGCGCCAAGCCCGTGGTGGCGATCTATTCCACCTTCCTGCAACGCGGCTACGACCAGCTGGTGCACGACGTGGCGGTGCAGAAGCTCGACGTGCTGTTCGCGATCGACCGCGGTGGCGTGGTCGGCCCCGATGGCGCCACCCACGCCGGCAACCTGGATCTGAGCTTCCTGCGCTGCGTCCCGCACATGGTGGTGATGGCACCGGCCGACGAAGCCGAATGCCGTCAGATGCTGAGCACCGGCGTGCATTATCAAGGTCCGGCTGCGGTGCGCTATCCGCGCGGCACCGGCCCCGGCGCTGCGCTGGACACCACGCTGACCACGCTGCCGATCGGCAAGGCGCAGTTGCGACACGGCGGCACGCGCATCGCACTGCTGGGTTTCGGCGCAAGCGTGGACGCCGCAGAAGCGGTCGGCCGCGAGCTCGGGCTGACCGTCGTCAACATGCGCTTCGTCAAACCGCTGGACAAGGCCATGCTGCTGGAACTGGCCAAAAGCCACGAAGGCTTCGTCACTATCGAAGACAACGTCGTTGCCGGTGGCGCCGGCTCGGGCGTGGCCGAACTGCTCAATGCCGAAGCCATCACCATGCCCATGCTGCACCTGGGCCTGCCGGACAGCTTTCAGCACCACGCCAGCCGCGAAGACCTGCTGGCCGAAGCCGGCATCGACCAGGCAGGCATCCGCGCCGCCGTGCTCCAGCGTTGGCCGCAACTGATGGCCGGCACCACCGCACCACGCAACGCCGCTGCTGGTTAAGCGCGGCGCCATCCACGCGACCGGGTTCGCCGGTCGATGGACACGCTGGGTCAGCGGGATTTCAGACGATCCAGACGCGCGACGCGCTCGCGCGGCGTCTTGATTCAATGACGACTGCTCGCTGCGCCTGACTCGCCACGCCGTGCGCGCGATCGGCCCTGCCTGCGCTGTGTCCTGTGTGCGCCAGGCGATCTCGATGGCATGCCTGCGCGGTGACGGGTATGCGCTGGCCCGCCGTGCAGGCGCAAGGCTGCCCGCAGGCCTACCCGACCCGGTCAATCAGCGACAGCACCAAGTGCCATGCCTTGCAGGCAGATCGCTACTCAGCAGCTGCGCCGTTGCGCATTGCAGCCGCAAATCAACGCACGCGATGCCTTACGACCGCGCTGGCAGGTCGCCGACGCTCGGCACAGTCCCCGTCTGCGCGAAGGTCTCCACCAGCCCCACGATGCGGGCTTGTGCGGCGATGTGCTGCAACTCCGCCTGCAGACGCAGCACATCCGAAGATGCTCCCGCAGCCAGCGCTTCGCGCATCACGTCCGGCAACGCACTCAGCTCACGCAGCCAGCGTGCAGCACCTGCGGCATGCAGACGCGCCGCGTGATCGAATTGATCGTAATCCAGCGGGTACACGATCGACGGCAGTCCAGCCGCCAGGCAGGCATACAGGATGCCGGCACCGCCGTGATGCACGACCAGCGCGTAACGATGCAGATGCTGCGCGTAATCCACATAGGGCAGGCGCCGATAATTGCCCTGCCCTGGCTGGTACGGCGCAGTCGTATCGCCATCGCTGAAATGAAAGATCACCTCGGGAAATTGCGGCGCCAGCGCGCGTAGCACGCCATCCATGCGCTGCTTGACCCATTGCAGATGCGTGCCCAGCGTGACCAGCACATGCCGATGGCCTGGAACGAATTCGGGTGCTGCCACCGTGGAAGGCGGCGTGCACAGCTGCGGCCCGACAAAGCGCAGTGCCGCCGGCCAGCGCTGCGCGAATTCGAAAGAAGGCAACCCCAACGCCAGAATGCACTGCGGCGAATACACCGCCTCGCTGTGATCGCTGCGGTATAGCGCCGGCAAGCCGCAGGCCCGCATTTGGCGCCGATAGCAGGCATGCAGGCTGCGCTTGAAGCCGCGTGTGAGCCGCCGCGCCAGCGCATGCCAGGCACGCTGGTGGGCGCGGGTTGCAGGCAGCAACCCACCGAAATAAGCGGGTGGGCCGTCGGCGGTTTCGATCACGCAGGGCGACGGCATGCTGGTCCACCACGCGATCCCCATCGCCTGTGCCGTGAGCCCGGCGCTGGGCAGGGTGAAATCGGCGATCACCAGATCCGGCCGTCGTGCGTTCCAGCGCTCCTGCAGTGCGGTGCCCACGCGTCCCATCAGGCCGAGCGCATCGTGCAGCTGTCGGCGTAGACGCAGCGGGTGATGGCCCACTGCGTGCGGCGGGTTGGCGATCTCCAGCAACACGCGGTCGGCTTGCGCGTCCAGGACGCCTGCACCACGCAATCCACATGCCTGGATACGCGCCTGCGCAGCTGGCGTGCTGATCACGTGCACATCGTGATGCGGCGCGAGCTGCCGGGCGATGGCCAGAATCGGATGCAGATGCCCGCTGTACGGCGGGGCGACCAGATCAATGCGCATGCACCCTGCCCCGTAGCGTCTGCTGGATCGCGGCGACGAACGCCTGGCACTCGGACAGTACGTCCGCAGTGGTCAGATAATCCATATGCCCGCACGCCGGCGCCAGCTGCACCGGCCCGCGAAACAGCGCACGCGAAATCCAGTCGCTGCGCCCCTGCACGCTATGCAGATGCGCGACCGTGGCCGGCTCACGGCACACAGGGCCGTAGGCGAACACGGCCAGACGCGCGCGCAGGTTCTGCGGCAGCTGCAGCGCGGTGAGCACCTGCAGCCCGCAACTGCCGGCCAGCAGCACCGTCATCGGCGCTTGTGCAAGCAAGGCCTGCACTCTCATGCGATCGCTGTGCGGCACGCGCGCAATACGCGCAGTCAGGTACTGGCGTGCGTTGGAAACACTGGCGCGCCACAGCGCAACGCGACGGTGCGGCGCCAGGTCGCTACGGTATGGGTAATTGCATGCAATCAACTGCCGGCCATCGCCGTGCAGCTGCTGCAGAAAATCGCGTTGCTGCGCGCTCAGTGCACAGCTTGCCGGATCGCTCTGCCCGGTGAGAAAGGCGATCTGCACTGCCGGCGCGTCACTGCGCACGGAAGCGACCATCCGCCAAAACGTGGTAACGCCGCGTGCGCCAGGCGATACTGCGTACGCAGGCCGCGTGCAGCAGGTGCAGCGGCTGCAGGCATTCGGTCAGGACCGACAGCACCGGCCGGTGGTGTACCGCACCGGTGCTGCGCCACTGCACCACACACAGCAGCAGCGCGCGCAGCAGCAAGATCGTCGCCCCGCACGCGATGGACCAGCCTCCGGGCTGCACGCAGATGCCGAGCAACAGGGCCACCAGCAACACCGGCGGCAACCCCTGCAGCACCGAGATGGCACCGGCAATACCGCTGCGCTGACGGCGCAGCAGAATCAAGGCGAACAGCATCCAGCGGTGCATCTGACGGGCATAGCTGCGCAGATCCGGCATTGCGGTGCGCATCACCACCGGCGCCGTGGATTGCCACAGGCGCCCGCCGCGTTCGCGGACCAGCGTGGCAACCGCCAGATCGTCGGTCAGTTGCTCCAGCAATGCGGCAAAGCCGCCCCAGGTACGCAGTTGCGCCGTGCGCGCGGCGTAGCACATGCCATTGATGGTCAACGGCGCCGCGAACGGCAGCCAGCCCAGATAGGTGAGCGCCGCATTGTTGTTGACGAACTGCGACAGCAGGCGGCCAGCGAAAGTGTCGCTGTCGCAGTAATAAGGCAATGCGGTCACCACGTCGGCGTGGCTCAGATCCTGCAACAACTGCAACAGCGCCGGCTCGCTCAGCTGCGCATCGTCATCCAGGATCAGACAGATCGGCGCCTGCACCTGGGCCAGGGCGTATTCGAGCTTCCACGCCTTGGGATTGATGTTGGCCGGCGCCGCGGGCACCAGCACCCGCGTGATGGGCACCTGCGGATGCTGCATCACCAGCATGTCTGCGACCGCGTTCCCCGCCGCATCGTCCGCATCCAGCAGCCACCAGAACTGCGCGGACGGCAGCGCCTGCAGATTGGCCGCCAGCACGCCGTGCAAATGCGCGTCACCACCAAGGATCGGCTGCAGGATCGCCACCTCGGCCGGGTTACCGGCAAGAGCGCGTGCTGGCCGCGCGCGTGCCTCACGCATGACCCACAGCACAGCCGCCGACTTGCACAGCAGCAGGCTCAGGTACAGCGCCGCCAAAGCCAGCAGGGCTACGTCCACTGCGCCGCCTGCCAGCGCACGAAGGCCTCGATGCCCTCTTCCACGCCGACGCTGGGCGCCCCAAGATCGGCAAGCGTGCGTTGCGGGTTGAAGGTCTTGGAGTAGGCAAACGCACCGACGCCAAACCGCGTGATCGGCGGCTCGCCGCGCAACCGCAGCACACGATAAAGACCCTCCACCACGCTGGCCATGCGCAGCGCGGTGGCGATGCGCACCTGTCGGTGCGGCAACGGCAGCTGCAGGCGCGCCAGCACATCCAGCACCAACTGCTGCAGATCCACCGGCTGCGCATTGGTGAGGTTGTAGGCGCGCTGCAGCTGCGGTGCGGTGGCCGCGCGGTAGAGGTAATCGCAGAGCGTGTCGATATAGATCAGATCGCCGATCACCGGCCGGGTCTGGCCGACAAAGCGCGGCAACGCCCCCTTGCGCGCAGCGGCGATCACGCGCGGGAACAACACCGTATCGCCCGGCCCGAACACCGCGCGCGGGCGCAGCACCGATGCCTGACCTGGATAGCCCTCCAGCAAGGTCTCGCCGAGGTATTTGGTGCGTGCGTACATGTTGACGAAGTCCGGTCCGATGGGACTGTCTTCATCCAGATCGTATTGATGCGCCTCGCGGTAGAACACCGAGCTGGAAGACACATACAGCAAGCGAGGGCAGCCGTTGCGCAGACAGAAATCGACGACATTGGCGGTGGCCTGCACGTTGTGCAGCTGGAACTGCGCACGGCTCCCCCACGGGGATGCCAAGGCCGCCGCGTGGATGACCACATCCGGGCGCCAATCCAGCGAAAACGGCTGGCTCAGATCGATGCGGTGATAGTTGGGCAATTCGCTGGCACGCCGCCCGATGCCGTGCATCTCCACGCCGGCTTGCCCCTGGAACCGGCGCAGGAACGCGCCGCCGACAAAACCGGATGCGCCGGTCACGAGAATACGCAGGCTCATCGCCACTCCGGTTGGTAACGGTCAAGACTGGGTTGGCAGTGCGAGGGCAGGATCGCCAGCTCCGGATGCGCCTGCGACAACCCGTGCAACTGCTGCACGGTGCGACGGAACGCGCTCCAATCGTGCATCAGCAAGCGGGTGGGCCACGCCGGCCACTGCAGCGTCGCCCAGGTGGCCGACGACCACACCGCATCTGCGCAGAGCAGCACCTCGCGGTCATGCTGGTCGCGTAACCACACGCCCATTTGCCCGGGGACGTGGCCGGGCAGCGGTACGGCGAGCACGCTGCCATCTTCGAACAGGTCGTACGCCGTGCCCAGGCCCTTCCAGGCGCCGCTCAGCTCGCGCTGCGGCGCCTGCTCGGCAAAGTACAGGCGTCGATCGAAATCCGCCGGAAGCAGTTGCGGCAGCAAGGCACGGCGCAATCCCCCCAGGCGCGAGCAATTGCGCAGTTGCGCGTAGTCCGCACGCAGACAGCTGAAGCGCGCGTTCGGCAGGTCGCGCAGGCCGCCCACATGGTCGGCATGGAAATGCGAAATCAGGCACCAGCCGATCTCGTCCAGCTGCACGTCGCGACGTGCCAGCTGCGCGCGCAGGGTTTCATGCGCAGGCAGGGTCACCGGGGTGGTCCAGCGATACAGCCGCTCCGGCCAGGGATCGGTGGCCTGGAAAAAATGCGTGGCGTAGCCGGTGTCGTAGAGCATCGCTCCCCGCTGCGGGTGCCGGATCAACACGCTCAACGCGGGAAATTCCACCGCATGCCAATGGCCGTCTGCACGCACCATGCGCTCGCAATGGCGGCAGTGGCCAACCCGCAACAGCTCGAGAGAAACGCGCACGCGCATCAGTAGCGCAACACCATGCCGCCGATCGCCAGACCGGCGCCGGTACCGAGAAGCGCGAACACCTCGCCGCGGCGCAGTTGCCCATCGACGCAGGCGTGATGCAAGGCATGCGGGAGCGAAGCGGCCACCTGGTTGCCGGTGGCGTGCAGGATGCGCACAACCTGATCGCTGCGTAGCCCCAGCGCCTGCACCACATGATCCAGGCCGCCGCCGGAAGCCTGATGCGGCACAAGGTAGCGCAGCTGCGCCGCGGTGAGGCCGGCATCGTGCAGCAGTTGTTCCCAGAACACCGGCAGATGGCGCGCCGCAAAGCGATAGGCGCTGCGCCCATCCATCCAGAACGCGCGCGACGCATCGGCTGCGCCGTGCTGGTCATGCGCTGCGCGGGTACCGCCGCCGCGAATGCGGCACACGTCCGCGCCGTTGCCGTAGCTGGACAGGCGACTGGACAGCAATGCTGAGCCGTCATCGGCGCTGCTGCGCCCGACCACCACGGCCGCGGCACCATCGCCGAACAAACCGGCGGTGGCTGGTACGGCATCGTCCAGCCCGGCCGAGGCCACTTCGCTGGAGACGATCAACACGCGCCGATAGCGGCCCAGCGCCAGCGCATTGGCGGCCATGTCCAGCGCCACCAGGAAGCTCAGGCAGGTGGCATTGACATCGAATGCGGGAATGCCGGAATCGCCCAACCCCAATGCGCGCTGGATCAGCACCGCCTGGCAGGGAATCGGTTGCTCCATGACCGCACAGGCCGAGATCAGGCAGTCGATCTGGCTGCCGTCGATGCCGGCGT
This genomic window contains:
- the dxs gene encoding 1-deoxy-D-xylulose-5-phosphate synthase; its protein translation is MIDSTRYPRLSRIQTPDDLRSFDEAELAAIAEELRAYLIESVGKSGGHFAAGLGVIELTVALHYLYQTPVDQLVWDVGHQTYPHKILTGRRDQIHTVKQKDGVAPFPKREESIYDTFGVGHSSTSISAALGMAIAAQRNGDDRKVVAVIGDGAMTAGMVYEALNHAGGMDPEPNLLVILNDNRMSISEAVGGLTKMLGRASGSRTLNAIREGGKKILGDKKNNPTARFVRRWEEHWKGMFVPSTLFEEMGFHYTGPIDGHDLPGLVGALKTLKTLRGPQLLHVITTKGKGYELAEGDQIGYHAVGPFDPSKGLVAKTGAKKPTYTDVFSDWVCDMAAAEPRLLVITPAMREGSGLVRFSKEYPQRYFDVAIAEQHAVTLAAGMATQGAKPVVAIYSTFLQRGYDQLVHDVAVQKLDVLFAIDRGGVVGPDGATHAGNLDLSFLRCVPHMVVMAPADEAECRQMLSTGVHYQGPAAVRYPRGTGPGAALDTTLTTLPIGKAQLRHGGTRIALLGFGASVDAAEAVGRELGLTVVNMRFVKPLDKAMLLELAKSHEGFVTIEDNVVAGGAGSGVAELLNAEAITMPMLHLGLPDSFQHHASREDLLAEAGIDQAGIRAAVLQRWPQLMAGTTAPRNAAAG
- a CDS encoding glycosyltransferase, with the translated sequence MRIDLVAPPYSGHLHPILAIARQLAPHHDVHVISTPAAQARIQACGLRGAGVLDAQADRVLLEIANPPHAVGHHPLRLRRQLHDALGLMGRVGTALQERWNARRPDLVIADFTLPSAGLTAQAMGIAWWTSMPSPCVIETADGPPAYFGGLLPATRAHQRAWHALARRLTRGFKRSLHACYRRQMRACGLPALYRSDHSEAVYSPQCILALGLPSFEFAQRWPAALRFVGPQLCTPPSTVAAPEFVPGHRHVLVTLGTHLQWVKQRMDGVLRALAPQFPEVIFHFSDGDTTAPYQPGQGNYRRLPYVDYAQHLHRYALVVHHGGAGILYACLAAGLPSIVYPLDYDQFDHAARLHAAGAARWLRELSALPDVMREALAAGASSDVLRLQAELQHIAAQARIVGLVETFAQTGTVPSVGDLPARS
- a CDS encoding glycosyltransferase, producing MDVALLALAALYLSLLLCKSAAVLWVMREARARPARALAGNPAEVAILQPILGGDAHLHGVLAANLQALPSAQFWWLLDADDAAGNAVADMLVMQHPQVPITRVLVPAAPANINPKAWKLEYALAQVQAPICLILDDDAQLSEPALLQLLQDLSHADVVTALPYYCDSDTFAGRLLSQFVNNNAALTYLGWLPFAAPLTINGMCYAARTAQLRTWGGFAALLEQLTDDLAVATLVRERGGRLWQSTAPVVMRTAMPDLRSYARQMHRWMLFALILLRRQRSGIAGAISVLQGLPPVLLVALLLGICVQPGGWSIACGATILLLRALLLCVVQWRSTGAVHHRPVLSVLTECLQPLHLLHAACVRSIAWRTRRYHVLADGRFRAQ
- a CDS encoding NAD(P)-dependent oxidoreductase codes for the protein MSLRILVTGASGFVGGAFLRRFQGQAGVEMHGIGRRASELPNYHRIDLSQPFSLDWRPDVVIHAAALASPWGSRAQFQLHNVQATANVVDFCLRNGCPRLLYVSSSSVFYREAHQYDLDEDSPIGPDFVNMYARTKYLGETLLEGYPGQASVLRPRAVFGPGDTVLFPRVIAAARKGALPRFVGQTRPVIGDLIYIDTLCDYLYRAATAPQLQRAYNLTNAQPVDLQQLVLDVLARLQLPLPHRQVRIATALRMASVVEGLYRVLRLRGEPPITRFGVGAFAYSKTFNPQRTLADLGAPSVGVEEGIEAFVRWQAAQWT
- a CDS encoding MBL fold metallo-hydrolase; translation: MRVRVSLELLRVGHCRHCERMVRADGHWHAVEFPALSVLIRHPQRGAMLYDTGYATHFFQATDPWPERLYRWTTPVTLPAHETLRAQLARRDVQLDEIGWCLISHFHADHVGGLRDLPNARFSCLRADYAQLRNCSRLGGLRRALLPQLLPADFDRRLYFAEQAPQRELSGAWKGLGTAYDLFEDGSVLAVPLPGHVPGQMGVWLRDQHDREVLLCADAVWSSATWATLQWPAWPTRLLMHDWSAFRRTVQQLHGLSQAHPELAILPSHCQPSLDRYQPEWR
- a CDS encoding 3-oxoacyl-[acyl-carrier-protein] synthase III C-terminal domain-containing protein; the protein is MLRAFFAESSVLNALPLRILGTGRHVPAREVTSGELDARWQLPAGTTAARLGVVTRYYVGEGETASSMGAAAARQALDNAGIDGSQIDCLISACAVMEQPIPCQAVLIQRALGLGDSGIPAFDVNATCLSFLVALDMAANALALGRYRRVLIVSSEVASAGLDDAVPATAGLFGDGAAAVVVGRSSADDGSALLSSRLSSYGNGADVCRIRGGGTRAAHDQHGAADASRAFWMDGRSAYRFAARHLPVFWEQLLHDAGLTAAQLRYLVPHQASGGGLDHVVQALGLRSDQVVRILHATGNQVAASLPHALHHACVDGQLRRGEVFALLGTGAGLAIGGMVLRY